GTTACATTTAGTGAGGAACACGCCTGTGACACGCCTGTGACCTGCGCAAACACccaaacacatacatactgtatatatccttgtatgtatgtgtttatatatatatatatatatatatatatatatatatatatatatatgcatagaCTCCCTCAGTGTActcatgcagatcaggctaattgagGTTTTTCCCAATTTTGGGTGATCTTTTATTTAGATTACGgtaatcaccactggcctcctcAGTCCTTATTTGGACTACAGAAGGTGAAGCTTGCTTTGTGCTGAGATACGACCCTTTTGGTGTTCCACATGGGCGGAGCGTTTGCTCGCAGTAGCGGAGCTTGACCGACAGGGGGAGACATGCTAAGTTAAACCCGTGCTCAGTCCCGCAGAGTTTCAATGGAGGAGCAGCAGCACCACAGACAGCGGGGAAAAAAGCGCCACAACCACACAGCTGCAGCGCCATGGACCGGGGGAAATCACACGGCACTCCGAGAGACATCTGAACAATGGTGTTCATCGGTCCTGTGAGCTCAAGCTGCCGGAAACGCAGAAGGAGAAAACTGGAGGTAACTGGGAGATTAGCATGATTAGCACCAGGTAGATCTGACATCAGGCTAGCTAGCACTAGATTAGCTTAATTTACAGACGGAGGATTTTGAACTAAATGCATCTTTAGACACTTTAAACATCTCGTAAACGTGTAAATATATATGACACGgatttaaaaatacaacaaatcgTCATGTATGTTAAAGCTACCGTTAAAAGCTGGAATTTTCAAAGCAAGTTTTTCTCCTACCTATATTCCGACAAGTCCCGCCTCCTTGTCTGGCATTGGTCAGCTACTCCGTCTTTAATCGGGATCGCAATACCGGCTGGTGTACTCCCTGTGCGCGTGATCTCGAATGAGCCAATCGTTATACAGGAGGCAAGGTTTGATCCGGAATAAAGGTGCGAAGTTTAACATGACGTGATCAATTTTCCTGTCCGCCATGTTAAAACCAAAAGTCCCAGATTATAAAGccaaaaaagtttatttgtgCTTAATTTAATTTCGCCGTTAAAGTATTTGATGGAGGGGAAATatgatatataattttttttaaatcttgcacATGTCAGTActtgttaacatttgtgatttgAAATCTCGATGAATTTCAGCTAACGTAAGCAAAAACATTAGCTAGCTCAGCTAAAGAGAATAGTTTGATAGTTTTAGTTGAATAGACAGCGAATAAAATGcgtattattttaaagaaagtgagtcgaaaatgtacattttaacacGCTTTTAACGTTTCTTCGGGTTTTATGTTACTTTTTCAGATGTACAGCGAGTTAGCTAGCTTCCATATCGGGCCTGGACCACCTGCGGCGGTTCAATCCCAAATCAACGACTCGCCCTTATTTAAGTGCACTTCGTACAGTTTAAATGAACAGCTCGCGCGCTACGTAGTACCCTAGGTGACCAAAAGGATTGGAATATGAGATAGAGCCGGAATCAGAACGTGTCATGACCTAATCGTGTATAAATATAGTAAGTTTAAAACGTGTCTAAGTTTTAAACAACTATTTAAAGAAGCAGGTTTATTATTAAACTTCCTGACGATATATTTTAACTACATGTACCcaaaaaataaagctttattaatattatttggaaaaattaaaatatgaaaaatattagttttattgTAATGTAATAAGTTGTGTTTATGAGTGATGATTGTTTAGGTTTTTCCAGGAAGCTCGTATTTATGTAGATGCTGTTCGGCTCAGAGTGACTGAGTCAGTCAGTCAGGTCTTGGTCACGTTTTGCTCAGTCATGGTGGCCTTGGAAGATTTCAAAGTTCACCTGAGTTTCCTactaaatctgtgtgtgtgtgtgtttgtgtgtcttgtTTGACTCACGATATACTCGGTGCTGTGTGTTAATCATTCCTATCATTCCTTCTAacgttttttttcctcatgctTGTGTTCTGTCTTGCAGGTCAAAGTTTACTAATCGGTTTCAACCTGACTGTGAATAAGACCAACTTGTTCCCTGATGTTCCCCCCCAAAACGAGGAGGGTCAACTCGTAACAATTTCTAACTCTCAAAATGGATGAGGATCATCACCAGACGACATCGACTTCtgttttaaaggttaaaaacatgcatgaaaaGGAGACGGTGTTGTCTCTGAACGGAGAGGCGGTCCTCTGTCCCGGTTACATTACGAACGGTTACTCGAGCAAGCCCGGCGCAGAGAACGACGGGAGCGGCTCGGAGAGCGGCTACACCACTCCTAAGAAGAGAAGGGCGAGACGCATCAGCGCGAAAGGCACCGAGAACACGGGTCGAGACAAGGAGAAAGCGGCGAAGCCCTTTTCTAAGCAGGATTCAGAACCGTCAAACCAGGAGGTGTCCGGGAAAATGCTTCACTCTCGTCCTAACTGCACCAGGACTTTACTTAAACCGGAGGTGCACAAAAGGCCAAGCGTTCAGGACGCCGGCCCCAGGGGGGAGGTGCAGCGAGGCAACTCTGACAGCAAGACCTCCGTTAGTCTAGTTGGTAAAAAGACTGACGATCGGGTCAGTAAAAGCAAACCTGTCTCCTCGGTGAACTCGAAAGAGGACTCGTGGACTTTATTCAAGCCTCCTCCCGCATTTCCAGTGGACAACAGCAGCGCCAAGATCGTCCCGAAGATTAGTTATGCGAGCAAAGttaaggagaacctcaacaaaGCGACGCAGCTTGGCGCAGAGACGTCAGGAAAGCTCTTGCACGTTCCTATGTCTGCTGTAAAAACTGTCATGTCTGCTAGCTTAGCATCTGTAGACGCTAACGGGTGTTACTCCGTGGAAACATCGTTCAGTTCCGCTGCTGCTCTTAGCGGCGCACCTTCTTCCTCCTCGAACCAGGGTGAAGAAGAGGAGGACGTCGAGTCCGGCACGGATAACGGTTGCAGTTCATCATCTTGTTCATCTGCTCCGGAGCCACGGGAATCGAGTCTTTTTGTTTACCTGCACACACCTTTAAATATGCAACCCCTTGCTGCTCAGACAAATCAGAAGGCTCTCGGGGACATCTTTCAGAACCAGTGGGGCCTGTCGTTCATCAATGAGCCCAACGCAGGCCCGGAAGGGATGTCGGTTTCTCGTCCTGCCGCACCGTTCGAACTTTCAGATGTCACGTTTCAGGATGTTCCGTTCATCCATCCCTCGCCCGTCGTTTCTTTCCCGGCGCCTCAGGACGTTCAGAGAAGGACTAACGGGGCCATGAAACCGTGTTTCGCTTCTCGCGCCACCGCCGGTCCAGAGTCTCCACAAACTCAGATCGCCCACCAGGAGGAGTGTAAAGAGAAGCCCACAGGTTCAGGCGCCTCTCACCAGGATGTGGACTCAGACTCTACAAGGAGTGCCGAGGGTTTGTCCCATGTGCACGGCGTGAAAGAGAAGCGTGGGTCAGGAGCTCGGGGGTGGGGATGGGCCGATCTCCAGGCTGCCGTCTTTTACCACACTAGAGGTAAAGGTCTGATACTGAAGCGTGTCCGGTTTTTAAGCGAGCAGCATTTACATAAAACATCTCCTTTGTATactgactgtttttgttttgttttgcagcatttgaTTATCTTCTCATTCTTCACAAGCAAGGtgagggtttatttttttttttgcctttcatAAACAGTAGCTGTACCTTTTCTCCTTAGGGAAATGTACAAATTACGCTTTTTATTTCCCAATGGCTAGTTGGATATATTCTGGATAATAATCGATTATAATCGTCGTGTGCGCTTGCAGGAGCAGCGAAAAGGAGAGCAGCATTGTGCGCACGCTTGCCCCGTCTTTTAGGTACATCTGGATTAAAAGCGACATCTGGTAGATCTATATTAGAGCAGAAACATCTCTGTCTCTCAGGCTAAAATGTACAATGGTttagaatttttgtttttgttttacttacaaGCTGCGTCCAAAATCAAAATTGTTGTGAACTTGAAAAATATTCactcatttaaaaagaattaaacgCAACTTGTTATAAAATTCAGGCCCTTCCTGATTATTGTTAGAACTCAAAACAACACAAGTCAACATgttagtctgtttttttttcagatttttttttttttgtttttttttttggtgtttttttgcgGACGCAGTGACGCTCCGCTTAATGTTTAAGACATcatcttccacatgtttgggccgttAAAGGGGTTTCTGGgaagccagcgtttcagacatgaagcaggcagtccgatgaTATCCTTctaactttctaccttgataacatccaagcactagtaaaactctggGATACACAGTGCATCAGTGTAgccggggattatatagagaaaataGACGGGTAcattttctaaagaaaaaacgtgagtggtgcttgccatgGCAAAACTCGGGCCTCTGGGCCTTTTAGAATGACCGTCTACGGGATCGGTTGCTACGGTGCTCTAAAATGGTTGCTAGGGCATGGCTCAACCGCCTCTCAATGATCCTGAGAGATCCTGATTGGTTGCCTGACTAAAGTGAGCCCACCATCATGTTAGCCTGTTGCTAGCCTGATGCTAAAATGATTAGCAATATTAGCATAATGCTATCATgtttagcatgttgctagcatgatgctaaacATGTTACAagcatgctagcaacatgctaatattgtTAGCATCATTAATATGCAGCATTATTAGCATGTTATTAGCATGTTGCAGAATGCtaacatgtttaacatgatTCTAACAATATTAGCATGTAGCTAGCATGATTTTAgcatgttagcatcatgctaacaacACACCAAACATGATGGTGTTATGCTAACGATGTTGATAGCAACAtcattagcatcatgctaacagcaatAGCATttgatagtttttttgtttgtgtgttaaaaGTTAAAAGCGAGTATAATTGATCTTtgatgttggaaaaaaaaaagtgatccaGTGTAAATAACTCTGAGGTGACTgtgactaattggcattccatCATGGATGCTTTCCCAAGTCTTCTCAGGATTAAGATCTCtgactgaatgaatgaaagaaatcaaagcattaatgtgttttattataataatcttttatcccccaccccccacccccctttcTTCTAGATCCAGAAAATGTAATGTACTACGAAGAGGCCATGGACAGACCTGATCATTAAAGGTGCTGAGTACCAGTACTACATCTGCTCCACCTTGGGTGCTACAGTCAGATCTGATCCAGGATCACGAACCAGAACTGAAAAAGACTTGTGAGAAGTGTGAATAATGGTGATGAAGAGACTTGCTAAATCTTTGGACTTCTGTGGGTTTGGGACTGCTCTACAGAGACGTTGCGCACAACTGCTACGCCAAAACCGGTTAAAGCGAGCGGGAATGTGTTTTGCGTGGATCGGCTGCGGGGGAAAGCGAGCTTCCCGGGAAACAACTACAAGCATCTTGTAGTGAAATTACTCACTCATGCTTGCTTGTTTGagacgtttttttgttttgttttgtttttttcttccatgcGATGCACATAAACAGTCCATGAGGGCAATGTTTAAGGCTCAGTagagcagaagaagaagataaatgGATTAGTCTTAATTTTATCTTCTTGAccagaccttttttttaacGTTTGAGCAAGACAAGCCTGatatgaaatctttttttttttttttccagcaggatTGTTCTAGgactgctttttaaaatgtttttttttttttttttttttttaggtttctcagtattattaataattccCAGCAAAGAAGGGTCTCGTTCCTTTATGCGAGTTGGGTTTCTCGGCGATACATTACTTGAAATACACAACAGCGCTGAGGAAAAACAGAAATGGAGCGCGGCTTACAGCGAGCGGAAGAGTTTGGACGTGGAAAAACTAGTCGAACGAACAAGCTGGACGTTTACAGCGTTCGAATAAATCGAAATGACTTGGTTACACCCCATTTTTTGACCGGACAAAGCCGTATACTCGGTGGTCTTTTCTCCCATCGTGACCCGAACCTTAACGTTTGTTTCTTTGCACATTTCTGTCTTGAGAGCTAACTAACGTTCAGGCTCGTAACCCGTAATCAGCAGGGTTGCGTTAAAGCCTCAGCATCATCTACTGTGACATTTCACGAGCAAGACCTTTCTTCAGAACTCTCAGACGGTACACTGTGCCGAGATATCACGGTccctttctttaaattttttctttttgcccaGACAGACCAAAGATCGGGCCGGAGTATAGATAACCTCTCTGTCTTTCGTAgactttgtttaaataataatataatcgaCCTAccttgttgtttcttttttcttcttctttctttctcgtTTAACCAAGCAAAGGTGTTTGGCTCGTCGTGAGTAATCGCACTTTATGTAATTGTACTGGTTTAAGGATGACTACATCTATCTGAAAGACGAGTTACTAACTCCTGCTTTCGAATGGCTTTGGGCTGTTGTGCATTCGAGAATAATTAACTCTTTACTCAGGTAGAATCGGGAAAGCCATTACAAACcggaatttatttttctttccctttcacGTGGTGCATTTGGTGGAAAACGTTCCTGGCTCGCGTCAGAACGTGTTACTCCGCTCTGTGGCTTAAAATGTAGCGTGCGTGTTGTATCTTTTTTTAGAGATGCAGTttgtcacgttttttttttttttttttttttcccgtctGTTCTTCTAATTTAAATCGGAGTGACAATGATACCGTAGGGTTGCTTTCCATCTGGTTTAGTTTGGTTTCACAATGACCCagcaatgattattattttgtctaacTAAAAACCGGCAAAGAAAATCAGCAAACATCATTTAAGTTTGGGAAGAGATTACTTAAgaacaattttaaacatgactAAAATATGACGTCACATCTGCCTTTCTCGATGTCCAGAACAGACTGCGTTTCCGCGGCAGAActacgttttatttttttattttttattttccctttcttttgGCTTTTGTTTGGCTGAGACATTATGTCATCAGAAAGTGACAAACTGCTTCTTTAAAAGGTGACCCGTTACCGCTCCAACCTGAGTCCGCCACGGACTGTCAGATTCTCCTCCTGCGCCTCGTTATATGCAACTTTAGCGGGGAGTCGTCGGCACGTCctccgtctctctgtctggattcgattatttttttttgttttgcgcCAGGAACATAAACTCGCCGAGAGAAAATGTAGCTTGTTTATATTTTCAGTACTTGATAAATCATCGCGGGCGTTTCAGTCAGGTTTGGATGgcggtttattttttatttattttatgttttgtttagttttttctccTTCATTAACAGTGCGGAAGTTTTTACTTCAGTCACATGATCAACTTGTTACGATAAGCACGACATTTAATCGGTTTAAGCGTCTTAAAATCACATCACGTCATTTAAACACCTGCGGTCATGTTttggattttattaatttgttgttttttaagattattgtAGATTAATTGtagtataaatgaaaaatatttactgaaaatagattttaaataaatcaataaataaaataattaaattagttgtttattttttgcttacCTGATATTTTCTTCAAAGCACTTATTTCAGTTTTTACGGCTCTGTTTTATACAAAGATAGAGAAATTATTCTATacgccaagtttttttttctttcttcttctttccgaGCGGCTGCGTCTAGGCATGTGCCGATCGTCTTGTATGCAAAATGGATATCTAATGAAACGGTGCACAGTATTGTTGAGCAGTTCAAAAGTTTGCGGACACTCTGCGGTTTAGCGTTCCTTGTCATatgagtaatttattttatttgaaaaaaacttagtgttacatatataaataaatatatatatataaagaggtGACGTTTTTCGTGTTTAACGTCAGCACATGTCTAGATGCATCGTAGCTTTAGGAATGGATAAGGAGGAGGATTAGCATGGACACGAACGCTAGtctggtgtgtatgtgtgtgcacgtgtatgtgtgtgttgctctGAAGATGTGCAATGGTGTTTCGACTCCAGAGCTTGAGATATGCAAGTTTTCCTCGTTGCTCTCGCCTCCTGTTGAACCGACCTACAGGTGCCTGAACGAACCACTTTATGTAGACgattttaatgttgttgttttgtttttgtttgttgttttcctCTTCAATGTCAGATTGGCTTCATAAACAATCAGCACCACGATTTCTTGTTTCTCTGAACCATCAAGTCTTAtgtcttgttttctttcttttttttttttactttttaatgaacaaggctgtgattttttttttttttttttttcttattattattataattattttttttttttgtatttaacttTTTCACAACGAGCAACCATGCGTATTTAGATCTCGCTGTCTAAGATTGTTTTAGGCTCGTGTTCGATTAACAGTCTAAACACtaaatctcaaaaaaaaaaaaaaaatcactaaatcCATCCTCAAGCCTTTGGCCTGGACCTTTACACTTAGCGAATCGATTTCCTTTAACCGTGTCAGATAATTAGCTTTCGACAGTTTGCTCAataagctgtgtttttttttttttgttctcctgcttttatttatttcttgtgcTCACAGACTAGATTTTGACTTTCTAGCGTTTGggagaaaatgttttttgtttgtttttgttttcttaaggagcttaaatagtttaaaaaagatCATTCTTAAGGCACGATGAGTTGAGTAGATTAAAGTTGGATAAGTTTGCTCTGTAATGTCTGGAGGAGTGTGTTAgaatgttttgtctttttttgtttttgttattttctttctcttcctccctccctcttttAACGGAGGGGGTGTGAGCTGTAATTGACATGCAAAAAAAGATATGTATTTACAGTGGAACTCGGTTTACTAACACCCTCCCTTATAAATTTTTCGCGTAATCAATTAAAATTTAGCAAAAGCATTGCATTAGCATACGAACAAACAAACGAACTAAACGCCGACTAGGTGGCGCGTATGTCCAACTTACCAATAGCCATTTAAAACTTGGAACTTTTATGaagttttatgattttattttttttttttacctcaataAAAGCTGTTCCTAAAGTGTCGACCCACGATACCAATGTTGCGTTCTAAAACTATGTGATTTTAGTATTTTCTGCATGGCTGGagtggattatctgcatttgcgTTATTTCTTTTGGGAGAATTTATATCGTAATATGATCTAACGTCTCCAGAACGAAATCAATCCGTATCTCGAGGTTCGCTGTGTTTCGTGGCACGGCAGTTAATCCTAAAACAGTTGTAGCTACATTCTTTACGTTATccttgtttgtctgtttttgaatatttcaaataaataactatACATAAATGTATCCTGGAAACAATATATACACGTCCGCTTGTTCCAGGAGTACAAGATCTGTCCGCTTGCGAGGCTTTCGGTCAATCAccaacctgtctgtctgtcgtgTGCTTGAATTGGATTCCGTTTCTTGGATAAACGAGTCCGTTAAACACAAACGAGGCCAATTctcaaaaaaaagagaagtctTTACAGGAGACCATGGCCTGACATTATTACACACAGTCCTGTTTAAGTATTCAAGAAATTTTTTAAAGGGATTTCGAGACTGAAGTTGAACTTGAACCCGACGCCTGCTTTAAGCACTAaaggcaaaacaaacaaaaagtgacCTCGTCTCTGTGACTGACACGCCTCTTAGTGcagaaacaaagaaatataCAAGAGGACTGAATTCTGAAAGGGTGGCGGGGCTTGGTTGGCGAAACGTCAATCATCAACCTGGCACCTTGGATCCACCACGTCTGCAGCCGTTAATCTGTATTGTAGACGCGTATTCAAGGCATTGCGGCTGTCTGTATCTCTAGTgcttgaatctttttttttttttccttttttttttatatattactattattgaTTACAAACCTTCCCACTTTGTCCCTACTGACAGGTTTCCATATTCACTGACATCACGGTGGTTTTTGGATTGTAACACGTAAAAGGAATATTATACAAAAGCGACTTCCCAAAGTGCTGCtttctttaaatacatgggatataAAAAGTGCTGGAttttttgggttgtttttttagttCCTTGACTTGATAAGGAATTTAATCATATGCGTATCCTTGAGTCACctattaaggtgtgtgtgtgtgtgtgtgtgtgtaattgagaGAGAAAGTAGTGTTTAAGGAGGATACTCACTGTGCCAGTGTCATATCAGGTAAATATCACAGTGCCACGTCACGCCAACTGCCAAGTCTGACTTCTTGTCCTCTTCATGTTCTCTTTTTATCCGTTTGTTCACCAACACCGTTGACGTTTTTACAGCAATGTTGATTTCTGTTAAAAacaatctcttttttttgtcgCCTGTAATTTAAATTGTGAAACTGTCtggatgattatgatgatgatgtttcaGATGAGCATGAGGGCGTCCTTTTCAGCTTCCACAACcgtgtaaaacattaaaaagtgtTCTCTCACAACCTTTCTGTGcccattaaaatgttgaattGATTTAAACAGTGTAGTGTTTTGTTCctttgtgtgtctgtctgtgtgtgtggtgctgttaaaaaaaaaaacctgatttacttttaatttagaTGTCTTATGTCAGTGATCGTTAAACCGATTACATTACACACTTAAAATTGCATTCTGTAATCATCTCTAATACAGGTAGTCCTCTACTACTAACGAGTTCCGCTCCAGAAGTGTGTtcgtaagtccgatttgttcttaagtctgacaaagtgagtattatacgcctttgacacaaatctagaatgtaaagcataccaatacACATCGCTAAATCTCTGTCCCTTTTTCCAACACTGCCATCATTTGGCCAAAACCATAACTGTGCTTAAGGAAATGAATCCCACACATCAAATGTAAGTGTTGTCTTTGCGCCTTAAAATCGTGAGGGGAATCccagatgccattttgtctcagagctgttttcccctgtattggactgtgaactccgTCTTGTTGAGGTTTATTctaattaggattatttactgCCAGGACAGACGTTTTCTATGTGTATATGTCGAGGACTACCTGTACATCAA
The sequence above is drawn from the Clarias gariepinus isolate MV-2021 ecotype Netherlands chromosome 17, CGAR_prim_01v2, whole genome shotgun sequence genome and encodes:
- the LOC128505526 gene encoding FMR1-interacting protein NUFIP2-like yields the protein MDEDHHQTTSTSVLKVKNMHEKETVLSLNGEAVLCPGYITNGYSSKPGAENDGSGSESGYTTPKKRRARRISAKGTENTGRDKEKAAKPFSKQDSEPSNQEVSGKMLHSRPNCTRTLLKPEVHKRPSVQDAGPRGEVQRGNSDSKTSVSLVGKKTDDRVSKSKPVSSVNSKEDSWTLFKPPPAFPVDNSSAKIVPKISYASKVKENLNKATQLGAETSGKLLHVPMSAVKTVMSASLASVDANGCYSVETSFSSAAALSGAPSSSSNQGEEEEDVESGTDNGCSSSSCSSAPEPRESSLFVYLHTPLNMQPLAAQTNQKALGDIFQNQWGLSFINEPNAGPEGMSVSRPAAPFELSDVTFQDVPFIHPSPVVSFPAPQDVQRRTNGAMKPCFASRATAGPESPQTQIAHQEECKEKPTGSGASHQDVDSDSTRSAEGLSHVHGVKEKRGSGARGWGWADLQAAVFYHTRAFDYLLILHKQDPENVMYYEEAMDRPDH